CTTCGCCGAGGCCGCCCTGGCGACGCTCGGTCCCGTCCCCCCGGACAACCTGATCCTCGAGGAGGACCCGGCCGGGCCCGCGACGGCGTTCGCGCTCAGCATCGCGACGCTGTCGCACAAGTACGGCAACGCGCCGGCACTCATCGCGCCCTCCGACCACCTGATCACCGAGGAGGAGGCCTTCAACGCCGCCTCCCGCGACATGCTCGACCAGCTGGTCACCACCCCCGGGTCGATGGTCGTGCTGGGCGCCGAGCCCACCCGCTTCGACGCCGGACTCGGCTACATCCACACCAAGGGCGGCGACGACGCCGTGCAGGTGATCGACTCGTTCCACGAGAAGCCCGACGAGGACGTCGTCGCCGAGCTCACCGAGACGGGCAACCTCTACTGGAACACCGCCTGCTACGGCGTACGCGTGGGGCGCGCGTGCGAGGCCTACCGCACCGCCCTGCCACTCATCTTCGAGGCCATCGAGCGGTTCGCCCGCGGCGCCACGGCCGACAAGGCCTACCGCGGCGCGGCGATCGGCGGGCACGAGATCTACCCGCTGATGTGGGCCGGCATGGAGTGCCTGGTCGTCCCCCGCCAGCTCGGGTGGACCGACGTCGGCACCTGGACCCGGCTCGAGCGGGTGCTGCACGACCAGCGGGTCACCTCGATCGGGCCTGCCCTCCAGCTCGACGCCGAGGACACCCTCGTCGCCAGCATGGACGGCCGACCGGTCGTCACGCTCGGCGCCCGCGGCCTGATCGTCGTGACCCACGAGGACGCCGTCTACGTCCTCGACCGGCAGAAGGCCCTCGACATCGGCATCCTCGAACGGCTCCGCTCCCTCCTCGCGGCCAGCACCCGCGAGGACCTCCTCTGAGCGCGCCTCCCCACCTCACGCACCACCCGAAGGAACCCATGTCCCACGAGAACAGCCAGCACATCGTCGTCGTCGGCACCAAGCCCGACATCATCAAGCAGGCGCCGATCTACCACGAGCTGCGCGAGCGCGGCCACGACGTCGTGCTCTGCCACACCGGCCAGCACTACGACCACAACCTGTCCCAGTCGATGCTCGACGAGTTCGGCGTGCGCGAGGACATCAACCTCGAGGTGCGCGGCGGCGTCAACGACCTCGTCTCCGGCATCACCGCCAAGCTCGCCCAATACCTCCGCGGCTTCTCCGAGCGCGGCGGCTTCCCCATCACCTACGTGCACGGCGACACCACGACCGCCATGGCCGGAGCGCTGGCCACCTTCGGCGAGCGCCAGGCGCTGGTGCACGTCGAGGCGGGGCTCCGCACGCTCTCGCCGAAGCCGGAGGTGCTGAAGGGCTGGCTCGAGCAGGGAGCCGACCTCGACTGGGCGTCGTTCCGCGAGCAGTCGGTCGACCGCGCCAGCTGGGCCAAGGGCAGCCGCGAGCCGTCCCCGGAGCAGTTCAACACCCGGGTCGCGGACGCCGGCTCCGACCTCCACGCCGCCCCCGTCGAGCTCAACCGGGAGTTCCTGGTGGAGGAGGGCTTCGCCCCCGCCGCGATCGACGTGGTCGGCAACTCGGTCGTCGACGCGCTCGCGCAGGCCGTCGCCGGCAGCGACAAGAACCAGGTGCTGCAGAGGTTCCCGCAGATGGGCGACGGGTCGTTCCTGCGCTTCTGCGTCCACCGCCGCGAGAACACCACCAACCGCGACCGCTTCACTCTGCTGATGGACGCCATGGAGGCGCTCCTCGAGCAGGGCCACCACATCCTCTTCATCCGGCTGCTCGGCACCGAGGCCGCGATCGACAACTTCGGCCGCCGCCAGTGGCTCGAGGACCTCGAGGCGAGGTACGGCGACGCGCTGATCTCCACCCCGGTGTGGGACAGCTACCTCGACGTCGTCGCCGCGATGTCGATGTGCGCCGTCATCGTCACCGACTCCGGCAGCATCGTGGAGGAGGCCAACGTCCTCGAGGTGCCCTGCGTGACCCTGCGGTTCGGCTCCGACCGCTCCGAGACCTTCCTCGCCGGCAGCAACTTCCTCGCCCCGCCCGTCGACAAGGACCTGATGACTGCGGTCATCCACAACGTCTTCGAGCACCGCGCCGAGCTGTCGTGGGACCGGGTCTACCCCGAGAAGGCGTCGGCGATGCTCGTCGACGCGGTCGAGCGGCGCCTCGACGAGGGCAGCCTGCTGATCTCCGAGGAGTGGCGCTACGGCCTCAAAGCCCAGGTGCGCTGAGCCGGGCGTACGCCCCCGCACACGA
The sequence above is drawn from the Nocardioides sp. zg-1228 genome and encodes:
- a CDS encoding UDP-N-acetylglucosamine 2-epimerase produces the protein MSHENSQHIVVVGTKPDIIKQAPIYHELRERGHDVVLCHTGQHYDHNLSQSMLDEFGVREDINLEVRGGVNDLVSGITAKLAQYLRGFSERGGFPITYVHGDTTTAMAGALATFGERQALVHVEAGLRTLSPKPEVLKGWLEQGADLDWASFREQSVDRASWAKGSREPSPEQFNTRVADAGSDLHAAPVELNREFLVEEGFAPAAIDVVGNSVVDALAQAVAGSDKNQVLQRFPQMGDGSFLRFCVHRRENTTNRDRFTLLMDAMEALLEQGHHILFIRLLGTEAAIDNFGRRQWLEDLEARYGDALISTPVWDSYLDVVAAMSMCAVIVTDSGSIVEEANVLEVPCVTLRFGSDRSETFLAGSNFLAPPVDKDLMTAVIHNVFEHRAELSWDRVYPEKASAMLVDAVERRLDEGSLLISEEWRYGLKAQVR
- a CDS encoding sugar phosphate nucleotidyltransferase, with translation MPETTDEPVAVILAGGQGSRLWPISRDRAPKQFQPVVRDRPLLTGTIERLSEIVDPSRIHVSTRARFAEAALATLGPVPPDNLILEEDPAGPATAFALSIATLSHKYGNAPALIAPSDHLITEEEAFNAASRDMLDQLVTTPGSMVVLGAEPTRFDAGLGYIHTKGGDDAVQVIDSFHEKPDEDVVAELTETGNLYWNTACYGVRVGRACEAYRTALPLIFEAIERFARGATADKAYRGAAIGGHEIYPLMWAGMECLVVPRQLGWTDVGTWTRLERVLHDQRVTSIGPALQLDAEDTLVASMDGRPVVTLGARGLIVVTHEDAVYVLDRQKALDIGILERLRSLLAASTREDLL